In Nitrospirota bacterium, one genomic interval encodes:
- the rplV gene encoding 50S ribosomal protein L22 translates to MEAKAILRHARITPRKARRVIDLIRGKRAGDALVSLRFMPYRGARPIEKLLKSAMANAENTNAQVDIDKLKVKTAFVDAGPVMKRMEPRAMGRANVIRKRTSHITIILAEE, encoded by the coding sequence ATGGAAGCGAAGGCGATTTTACGACATGCCCGGATCACCCCCCGTAAGGCGAGAAGGGTTATCGATCTTATCAGAGGGAAGAGGGCCGGCGATGCGCTCGTGTCGCTCCGGTTCATGCCGTACCGCGGGGCCCGGCCGATCGAGAAGCTCCTGAAGTCGGCGATGGCGAATGCGGAAAACACGAACGCCCAGGTCGATATCGACAAGCTGAAGGTAAAGACGGCCTTTGTCGATGCAGGACCGGTCATGAAGCGCATGGAGCCGCGCGCCATGGGACGAGCGAACGTGATACGGAAGAGAACCTCTCATATAACCATCATTCTGG
- the rpsS gene encoding 30S ribosomal protein S19, producing MPRSLKKGPFVEPKLMKKVTTMIATGDKKMIKTWSRRSTIVPEFIGLTFAVHNGRKFIPVYVTENMVGHKLGEFSPTRTFKGHSGSEKTAAGKGK from the coding sequence GTGCCGAGATCCTTAAAGAAAGGGCCGTTTGTGGAGCCCAAGCTCATGAAGAAGGTTACTACGATGATCGCGACGGGCGACAAGAAGATGATCAAGACCTGGTCGCGGCGTTCTACGATCGTGCCCGAGTTCATCGGTCTTACGTTTGCCGTGCACAACGGCAGGAAGTTCATCCCCGTCTATGTGACCGAGAACATGGTGGGACATAAGCTCGGCGAGTTCTCGCCGACGAGGACCTTTAAAGGGCATTCCGGCTCCGAGAAGACCGCGGCAGGAAAGGGTAAATAA
- the rplB gene encoding 50S ribosomal protein L2, which translates to MGIRKYNPTSAGRRFQSASDYKDVTTDTPHKPLTAPLRKTGGRNNTGEVTSWWRGGGNKRQYRIIDFKRDKVGIAATVETIEYDPNRSSRIALLKYKDGEYRYIIAPAGLSVGETLMSGTGAEIKTGNALPLKDIPLGTMVHNIELNPGQGAKLVRTAGAAAQIVAKEGKYAQIKMPSGEARLVLSVCMATVGQVGNAERENISYGKAGRKRYLGKRPHVRGVAMNPVDHPLGGGEGRSSGGRPPCSPWGKPEGVKTRNNKKTDRLIVKRRT; encoded by the coding sequence ATGGGAATAAGAAAATATAATCCGACATCAGCGGGGAGAAGGTTCCAGTCCGCGTCAGACTATAAGGACGTCACCACCGATACCCCGCACAAGCCGCTGACGGCTCCGCTCAGGAAGACGGGCGGCAGGAACAATACCGGAGAGGTCACCTCCTGGTGGCGGGGCGGCGGCAACAAGCGCCAGTACCGGATTATCGATTTCAAGCGCGACAAGGTCGGCATTGCCGCAACGGTGGAGACGATAGAGTACGATCCCAACCGGTCGTCGCGGATCGCGCTGCTCAAGTACAAAGACGGCGAGTACCGCTACATCATCGCTCCTGCGGGCCTGAGCGTCGGGGAGACGCTCATGTCGGGCACGGGCGCCGAGATAAAAACGGGCAATGCGCTGCCGCTCAAGGATATCCCGCTGGGCACCATGGTCCATAACATCGAGCTCAATCCCGGACAGGGCGCAAAGCTCGTGAGGACCGCCGGCGCAGCGGCCCAGATCGTCGCCAAAGAGGGAAAATATGCGCAGATAAAGATGCCGTCGGGAGAGGCGCGGCTCGTTCTGTCCGTCTGCATGGCGACCGTCGGGCAGGTGGGCAATGCAGAGCGTGAGAACATCTCCTACGGCAAGGCCGGCCGGAAGCGGTATCTCGGCAAGCGGCCCCATGTGCGCGGCGTCGCCATGAACCCCGTCGACCACCCGCTCGGCGGCGGCGAGGGAAGGAGCTCGGGCGGAAGGCCCCCGTGCTCGCCGTGGGGCAAGCCCGAAGGCGTCAAGACGCGGAACAACAAGAAGACCGACAGATTAATCGTTAAGAGACGCACCTAA
- the rplW gene encoding 50S ribosomal protein L23: MKTIYSIIKKPLFNEKGMDLKERENKILIEVDPGANKHEIKKAMEEIFKVKVEKVATITTKGKVKRYGKSVGRRSDRKKAVITLKAGEKLDFIEGV; encoded by the coding sequence ATGAAGACGATCTACAGCATTATCAAGAAACCGCTCTTCAACGAAAAGGGAATGGACCTGAAGGAGCGCGAGAATAAAATCCTTATCGAAGTCGATCCCGGTGCGAACAAGCACGAGATAAAGAAGGCGATGGAGGAGATCTTCAAGGTCAAGGTCGAGAAGGTCGCCACCATCACCACGAAGGGAAAGGTCAAGCGGTACGGGAAGTCCGTAGGGAGGCGTTCGGACAGGAAGAAGGCGGTCATAACCCTGAAGGCGGGCGAAAAGCTCGATTTCATCGAGGGCGTATAA